The genomic window GGTTAGGAAAAACTGTAGAATCCATGTGGTGATAAGAAAAGAGTCTGCTCTTTCGGTAAACAGTAGGCTGCTTTCTGATGCATGGGTCAACGTAATGGTTGGCCAAGTCAACATTTGAACTTCTACAGTTCCTACAGTCGCGACAACAATAAGGTAAGTGAATGCATAGAGCAATGTAGCAAACATTAACGCCCCCAAACCGGCTTTAATAGGACGGACCGTTTTTTGAATGGAAGCCAGTAAGATAAAAATCATTTCGATGCCTTGAAACGATTGAAGTCCATTTTTGCTATTAAGCAAAATAGGGAGCATCCCTTCTGGTGCGACGGGCCGTATATTTAAAATAGATGCATCTCTAAACCCTATCAATAAAACTAAGAATAGAACGACGACGGTCAGTGGTAAAAAGAAACATGCTACTCGCACGATTGTAGGTAAGGAGTAGTACACAGCAAACGCACATAACAATAGAACCGTTACGATGGATACGTAATGAGGGGTACTTTCTAAAAGAAAATAGCGAATCATTTCGCTCATCGCAACAGCCTGCCAGCCGCCAAGAAGAAGAAAATAAATTGTTAGTAGTAGACAGATCGCTTTACTAATGAAAGCACCGAATGCTTTTGTTGTGTACTCATCAATGGAATGCACGTTGTGTCGCTTAAAGGCAAAACAAACAAAGGCATACTGAAGGGTAATCAAAATCCCTCCAAATAAGATAGAAAGCCAACCGTCTGCAGTTCCAATGTGAACCGTTAATGTACGCGGTAGGTTCATAACACCAACCCCCAAAAGCACACATAATAAGGACACGGTTAATTGATAAGTAGTCAACGTGTGGCTAGTTTGAATTTGACCCATTTAAACACCTCTTTTATCCTTCAAGACTGTTGGAAGACGTACGATAAGGTCATATATGCCGTGTCTCTTCAAAGAAAATTTAAAAGAAAAATAGTGAACACCGTAGTTATGTAAGCTAGAGAGGTGTATCGTTACCGCAATAAAGTAAATCACAACGCCATATAATCCTAATGTAGAAGCAAGCGTGATGGAGCAGACACTTAGAATCCTAAACGACGTGCTTAAACTGTACAGAGGAACAGCAAAAGATGCGATGGCCGTAATAGCGATCACAATGACCATGATGGAGCTGACCAAGTTCGCTTCAACGACAGCTTGTCCAATGACGACGCCTCCAACTAATCCAATCGTTTGTCCAAGAGGATTAGGCAATCGTATACTGGCTTCTCGGAGTAGCTCTATAAAGAGTGTCATGAGAATCACTTCCCCTACAGCTGGGAAAGGAATATTCATTCGTGAGTTCATAATAGTCATTGACAATTCGTTTGGAATTAAACCTTGATGAAATGAAACAAGGGCAATGTAAATCGGTGCAACAAACATCGTAATAAAAAGGGCGATATACCGTAATATTCGAATAGCAGAGCTAATCATCCACCGTTCATAATAATCGTCTGGTGCTTGCATTTGTTGTTCAAACGTTGTAGGCACCATAAAGACAAACGGTGATCCGTTTACAAAAACAGCGACTCTGCCTTCTTCAAAGCCTGCCAAAATCCGATCAATTCGGTCTGTGCTTTGAATTTGTGGAAAAGGAGAGTAGATGGGGGAGTTGTCTAAAAAACTTTCCATCTTTCCAGAGTCTTCAATATTTGGATGATTGATGGACTTCAGTCGATTTTCTACTTCAGTAACCGTTGAAGAAGGTGTGTTCTCTTTGTTGTACATATAATAAACGGTTTTCGTTTTTTTATTATGCGTAATGCTGTGCTTGGCGGTTAGTAAGTTTTCATCTTCGCCAAACTGTCTGATCAAAGAGATATTGGTAGAAGCATCTTCAAGAAAAGAGGCCCGCGGTCCTCTAATGACTCTTTCAGTTGCTGATTCTTCCAAGCTTCTTTGTAGGTGCTTATTGATTTGAAGGCTATATGCAAAAGGCACCCCCTCCATAAAAAACACACAGCGACCTTTATATAGAGTGGACACAGCAGCAAGCGAATCTGAAAGCGTGGATTCAGCTAGACAT from Shouchella hunanensis includes these protein-coding regions:
- a CDS encoding GerAB/ArcD/ProY family transporter, with the protein product MGQIQTSHTLTTYQLTVSLLCVLLGVGVMNLPRTLTVHIGTADGWLSILFGGILITLQYAFVCFAFKRHNVHSIDEYTTKAFGAFISKAICLLLTIYFLLLGGWQAVAMSEMIRYFLLESTPHYVSIVTVLLLCAFAVYYSLPTIVRVACFFLPLTVVVLFLVLLIGFRDASILNIRPVAPEGMLPILLNSKNGLQSFQGIEMIFILLASIQKTVRPIKAGLGALMFATLLYAFTYLIVVATVGTVEVQMLTWPTITLTHASESSLLFTERADSFLITTWILQFFLTSLFTLYSAVFLLKKVFPVSRNWLIPPATISMIGLALWPQTIDDITKVSEYQQFAFVSFFFILPVTCYALVSLRKKARI
- a CDS encoding spore germination protein, whose amino-acid sequence is MFSTDFDQNTTLFLQTLGDQSDLNQKHVYLAGLERVGVFYLLGEFDDEKFNRSLDYMNRLNVRVLNERDLEIEATTPILCLAESTLSDSLAAVSTLYKGRCVFFMEGVPFAYSLQINKHLQRSLEESATERVIRGPRASFLEDASTNISLIRQFGEDENLLTAKHSITHNKKTKTVYYMYNKENTPSSTVTEVENRLKSINHPNIEDSGKMESFLDNSPIYSPFPQIQSTDRIDRILAGFEEGRVAVFVNGSPFVFMVPTTFEQQMQAPDDYYERWMISSAIRILRYIALFITMFVAPIYIALVSFHQGLIPNELSMTIMNSRMNIPFPAVGEVILMTLFIELLREASIRLPNPLGQTIGLVGGVVIGQAVVEANLVSSIMVIVIAITAIASFAVPLYSLSTSFRILSVCSITLASTLGLYGVVIYFIAVTIHLSSLHNYGVHYFSFKFSLKRHGIYDLIVRLPTVLKDKRGV